The Microterricola viridarii nucleotide sequence TCTGCGTTTCTGGCCCGCTACAGGCTGCGGCCGGACTCCCAGAGGTTGTCGGAGGTGCCGCTGATCAGCGCCGCGATCCCCATCGCCTGGGCGTCGGTGAAGGAGGCGATGTAGTCCACGACGGCGCGGGAGCGGCCGAAGCGGGCGATGTCGGCGTCGCTCGTGGTGGCGCCGACCGCCGCGAAGTACTCCGGGGCGTCCGCGCGCAGCGCCCGGTACTCGTCGGTGGCGGCCTCGATCGAGTCGAGCAGCCGGCGCGGGGCGCGGCCGGCATCCGCCGGGTCGTTCAACCAAAGGTGGAAGCCCTCGGCGAGCGTCTCGAGCACGCGGGCCTGGCCGCGCTGGTAGACGGCGAGGTCGCTGCGGTCGAGCACGAAGCGGGTGTGCACGAACTTGAGCACGACGACGTCGTGCCAGGCGTCGCTGCGCAGGCGCACGTGGCCGCTGCGCACGTTCGGCGTGCGCTCGACCCGGATGGAGCCCTTGAGCCGGTCGATCCAGCGCCGGGTGAAGGCGGCGACCGCGCGGTCGGCCTCGAGCCCGCCGTCGTAGGGCAGCGTGAGCAGGCCCTCGACCAGGTCGTCGGTGACCCGCTCGACCGACTCCCGGAACGCGTCGGCGTCGGCGATCCAGGCGTCCTTGGCCTGGGTGTGCCGCCAGGCGGCCTCCAGCGCGTAGCCCGGCCGGCGCACGGCTAGGCCGGCGCGCAGCTCCTCCGCGTCCAGGTCGGCGAGCGCGCTCTGGGCGATGAGCCAGCCGTTCAGCTCGACCGAGACGGAGGTGTACTGCAGCACGCCCGCGCGGTAGAAGTCGTCGAGGTCGTGCACCGAGTAGGCGATGTCGTCGGCGATGTCCATCACCGAGCACTCCAGCGTCTGCTGGTGCCGCCCGATCGCCGGGAACACCGAGCGCACATCCGCCATCTCGAGCGCGTCGATCGAGTAGGCCGAGAACTTGAGGGCGCCGGATGCCGAGTCGGCGCCGACCCCGCGGGGCAGGCGCTCCGCCGGCTCCGGGGGCAGCGCGCGCCACTCGTTGCGGGTCCACGGGTACTTGAGCACGGCGGCCCGCACCGCCCGGGTGAGGTTCAGGCCCCGCGCGGTCGCGTCGCAGCTGTCCAGCGCGGTCAGGATGCGGAACGTCTGCGCGTTGCCCTCGAAGCCGTCGGGCAGGCCGAGATTGCCGCGGGCGAGGCGGTCGAGCACCTGCTCGCCGAGGTGGCCGAACGGCGGGTGGCCGAGGTCGTGGGCGGATGCCGCAGCCTGCACGACGACGGGGTCGCAGCCGCCGAGCTCGGCGACCGTGTTGCGCACCTCCTCCGGGGCGTCGCGCAGGCCGACCGCGATCGAGCGGGCCACGGCCGACACCTTGAGCGAGTGGGTGAGCCGGTTGTGCACGGTCGTGCCGGAGCCGGCCTGCGGGATCACCTGGGTGACCGCGGAGAGCCGGGAGAAGTAGGGGGAGAAGCGGATGCGCTCGATGTCGACGCGGAACTCGTCCTCGCCCGTGCCGGGTGCCGCGGGCTCGGGGATCGCGCGCTCGCGCCCGCCGCCGGTGTGGGATTTCGCAAAGCTCTGCATGGTGTCGTCAGCCTAGCGCCGGCGACCGAGGCCAACGCCGCCGGCGGAGGGGCCGCCGCGGCATCGACTACGCGAAAAGCGCGCCACAACGGGAGTCTTGGCGCACTTTTCGCGTAGTCGATGGCGGCGCCCGGCTCAGCGTCGGGCTCAGCGCCCGGCTCAGCGCCGGGCGAACGCGGCCACGCGAGCCATGGCCTCCGGGGTGGCGAACGCGGCGCCGATGGTGCCCGCCTCGTCGTCGAGCGACTCCCGGAAGCTGCGCGTGCGGGCGGCACGGAGCAGCCGCTTCGCCTCGGCGAATGCGGCCGGGGCCCCGCCCAGCCACGAGTCGGCGATGGCGCGGGCGCGCTCCGCGACGGCATCCGGGGCGGTGACCTCTGTGACGAGGCCCCAGTCCAGCGCCTCGG carries:
- a CDS encoding deoxyguanosinetriphosphate triphosphohydrolase family protein, producing the protein MQSFAKSHTGGGRERAIPEPAAPGTGEDEFRVDIERIRFSPYFSRLSAVTQVIPQAGSGTTVHNRLTHSLKVSAVARSIAVGLRDAPEEVRNTVAELGGCDPVVVQAAASAHDLGHPPFGHLGEQVLDRLARGNLGLPDGFEGNAQTFRILTALDSCDATARGLNLTRAVRAAVLKYPWTRNEWRALPPEPAERLPRGVGADSASGALKFSAYSIDALEMADVRSVFPAIGRHQQTLECSVMDIADDIAYSVHDLDDFYRAGVLQYTSVSVELNGWLIAQSALADLDAEELRAGLAVRRPGYALEAAWRHTQAKDAWIADADAFRESVERVTDDLVEGLLTLPYDGGLEADRAVAAFTRRWIDRLKGSIRVERTPNVRSGHVRLRSDAWHDVVVLKFVHTRFVLDRSDLAVYQRGQARVLETLAEGFHLWLNDPADAGRAPRRLLDSIEAATDEYRALRADAPEYFAAVGATTSDADIARFGRSRAVVDYIASFTDAQAMGIAALISGTSDNLWESGRSL